The Paenibacillus tianjinensis genome has a window encoding:
- a CDS encoding dipeptidase — MSLQPGMYDFNLSEEQEKRAQRLHEQNINIDLLFQGPLSPRAIPAAVSEAIKELSEPYKEEPMIYSAMPAKWVTKLSASGEIPQYKEEWYMSGITAGNRELHLNDMESVITSMGEVQLQFDSADWLVKALTAEDIRRAKREGRVAGIVTAQETDALGTNLELLEVLHHFGLRILQLTYNKQNLIGSGCAEQANGGLSNFGVRFVERMNKLGIIVDTGHCGKQTTLDACKVSRTPVIASHTGAEAIYHHMRCKSDEEIIAIADTGGVIGVFAMPWFVHEDPDHTTIDHVLDHMEYVIRLVGVDHVGIGTDWPMSDLDWSLVYFKEHIAPKLGFAKGDGPSTETVAGLEKYSYFINFTRGLVARGYTDDEIAKMMGGNWLRVFEQICG; from the coding sequence GTGAGCTTGCAACCAGGAATGTATGATTTCAATTTATCGGAGGAACAGGAGAAGCGCGCGCAGCGTCTGCATGAGCAGAACATTAACATCGACCTGCTGTTCCAGGGCCCGCTGTCTCCCCGTGCGATCCCCGCTGCTGTCTCTGAGGCGATCAAAGAACTCAGTGAGCCATACAAGGAAGAGCCTATGATCTACAGTGCTATGCCGGCTAAATGGGTTACCAAGCTGTCGGCAAGCGGGGAAATTCCCCAGTACAAAGAGGAATGGTACATGTCAGGGATTACCGCCGGCAACCGTGAGCTGCATCTGAATGATATGGAGAGCGTGATTACGAGCATGGGCGAGGTGCAGCTGCAGTTTGATTCCGCAGACTGGCTGGTAAAAGCACTGACCGCTGAGGATATCCGCAGGGCCAAGCGGGAAGGACGTGTCGCGGGCATCGTGACGGCGCAGGAAACGGATGCGCTGGGCACCAATCTGGAGCTGCTGGAGGTACTGCATCACTTTGGACTGCGTATTTTGCAACTAACCTACAATAAGCAGAATCTGATCGGCTCCGGCTGTGCGGAGCAGGCGAATGGCGGGCTTTCGAATTTCGGTGTCCGGTTCGTAGAGCGCATGAACAAGCTGGGTATCATCGTCGATACCGGACACTGCGGTAAACAAACGACACTTGATGCCTGTAAAGTTTCCCGCACACCCGTAATTGCCTCGCACACCGGCGCAGAAGCGATTTATCACCATATGCGCTGTAAAAGCGACGAAGAAATCATCGCTATTGCGGATACAGGCGGCGTAATCGGAGTCTTTGCTATGCCATGGTTTGTGCATGAGGACCCTGATCATACGACAATTGACCATGTGCTGGATCATATGGAATACGTTATCCGGCTTGTTGGTGTAGATCATGTGGGAATTGGCACAGACTGGCCGATGAGCGATCTGGACTGGTCTCTTGTTTATTTTAAAGAACACATAGCTCCGAAGCTGGGTTTTGCCAAAGGGGACGGACCTTCTACGGAAACGGTAGCCGGACTAGAGAAGTACAGCTATTTCATCAATTTCACCCGGGGATTGGTCGCACGCGGCTATACGGATGATGAGATTGCGAAGATGATGGGCGGGAATTGGCTGCGGGTGTTCGAACAAATTTGCGGATAG
- the fabV gene encoding enoyl-ACP reductase FabV, producing MIIQPKTRGFICTTAHPEGCAKQVQQQIDYVKAHKKLSGPVNVLVVGASTGYGLASRITAAFGAGANTIGVFFDKPAEGARTASAGWYNSAALEQAAAEQGLKSFSIVGDAFSDSIKTKTIELIKKEFGTVDLVVYSVASPRRTHPVTGETFSSVIKPVGSAYTNKTMNFHSGEVSTVTIEPATEDEVRQTIAVMGGEDWGMWIDQLQEAGALADGATTVAYSYIGPEVTHPIYKDGTIGQAKNDLEKTAIALNEKLNATGGRAFVSVNKALVTQSSSAIPVVPLYISALYRVMKEKDLHENCIQQMYRLFSEHLYNGGVAAADGSHLIRIDDWEMREDVQTEVMKRWSTIETANVPELADLAGYQDDFFNLFGFRTEGVDYEADSEPAVDIPNLV from the coding sequence ATGATCATTCAGCCTAAAACACGCGGCTTTATCTGCACCACCGCCCATCCCGAAGGCTGCGCCAAGCAGGTTCAGCAGCAGATTGACTATGTAAAAGCACACAAGAAGCTGAGCGGGCCTGTTAATGTTCTCGTGGTCGGCGCTTCTACCGGATACGGACTCGCTTCGCGGATTACAGCCGCTTTTGGTGCCGGTGCGAATACCATTGGCGTATTCTTCGACAAGCCTGCTGAGGGTGCACGGACGGCTTCCGCCGGCTGGTATAATTCCGCCGCTCTGGAACAAGCCGCTGCCGAGCAGGGGCTGAAATCCTTCAGCATCGTCGGCGATGCCTTCTCTGACAGCATCAAGACCAAGACGATTGAGCTAATCAAAAAAGAATTCGGCACGGTTGATCTGGTAGTTTACAGCGTGGCTTCCCCGCGCCGTACGCATCCGGTTACAGGCGAAACCTTCTCCTCCGTCATCAAGCCTGTCGGCAGCGCGTATACGAACAAAACGATGAACTTCCACTCCGGCGAAGTGTCTACTGTAACCATTGAACCGGCTACAGAGGATGAGGTCCGCCAGACGATTGCCGTCATGGGCGGAGAAGACTGGGGCATGTGGATTGACCAGCTTCAGGAAGCAGGAGCGCTTGCGGATGGAGCTACTACGGTGGCCTATTCCTATATCGGACCGGAAGTTACCCACCCTATTTACAAAGACGGAACGATCGGCCAAGCCAAAAATGATCTGGAGAAAACAGCTATCGCACTGAATGAGAAGCTGAATGCTACGGGCGGACGGGCTTTTGTATCGGTGAATAAAGCACTTGTCACCCAATCCAGCTCGGCGATTCCGGTAGTACCGCTTTATATCTCTGCCTTGTACCGGGTCATGAAGGAGAAGGATCTGCACGAAAATTGCATCCAGCAAATGTACCGTCTGTTCTCAGAGCATCTGTATAACGGAGGAGTGGCGGCAGCGGACGGAAGCCACCTGATCCGGATTGATGACTGGGAAATGCGTGAGGATGTGCAGACTGAGGTAATGAAACGCTGGAGCACTATTGAAACCGCCAATGTACCTGAGCTGGCCGATCTTGCCGGCTATCAGGATGACTTCTTCAACCTGTTCGGCTTCCGCACAGAAGGTGTAGATTACGAAGCTGACAGTGAGCCAGCAGTGGATATTCCGAATTTGGTTTAG
- a CDS encoding ornithine cyclodeaminase family protein, with translation MLVINRDDVADLLSMKACINVMQEVLAALSAGEAVQSLRQVLPLGEGNLLGLMPGHLRQEAAAGAKIISVFPHNHHAGLPSHQGAVALFDAATGVLKAVVDGRKITAIRTAAVSAVATRLLAREDAGILAILGTGEQAVSHLEAMLLVRNIREVRVWGRTGSKAQQFAAEMSAKWNVKVTAAATVRDAVQDADIICTVTASTVPVLLGEWVNKGAHINAVGACRPQDRELDSALAAMSRLYVDRLESAVHEAGDYLIPLGEGVIREGHIIGELGELLQGRIEGRADPAEITLFKGLGLAIEDLAAADYIYNQAVIFHKGVEVVW, from the coding sequence ATGCTGGTTATTAACAGAGATGATGTAGCGGATTTGTTATCAATGAAAGCTTGTATCAATGTGATGCAGGAGGTATTGGCCGCACTCTCCGCAGGGGAAGCGGTGCAGAGCCTCCGGCAGGTGCTGCCGCTTGGCGAAGGTAATCTGCTGGGGCTTATGCCAGGGCATCTGCGTCAGGAAGCGGCAGCCGGAGCTAAGATTATCAGTGTGTTCCCGCATAATCACCATGCAGGCCTGCCTTCGCATCAAGGGGCGGTCGCTTTGTTTGATGCGGCAACTGGTGTGCTGAAAGCGGTCGTGGACGGGCGGAAAATTACAGCTATCCGTACAGCAGCAGTAAGCGCTGTTGCAACCAGGCTGCTGGCGAGGGAGGATGCTGGTATATTGGCGATTCTGGGGACGGGAGAACAGGCGGTGAGCCACCTGGAAGCAATGCTGCTGGTTCGAAACATCCGGGAGGTCCGGGTGTGGGGCAGAACAGGGTCCAAAGCGCAGCAATTTGCGGCAGAGATGAGCGCCAAATGGAATGTGAAGGTTACCGCGGCAGCCACGGTCCGTGACGCGGTTCAGGACGCGGACATCATCTGTACGGTGACCGCTTCCACCGTCCCGGTGCTGCTGGGCGAATGGGTGAACAAAGGCGCACATATTAACGCGGTAGGCGCATGCAGGCCGCAGGACCGTGAGCTGGATTCGGCGCTTGCGGCCATGTCCAGGCTCTATGTGGACCGGCTGGAATCCGCAGTCCATGAAGCGGGAGATTATCTCATTCCGCTGGGTGAGGGAGTCATCCGGGAGGGGCATATCATCGGTGAGCTCGGTGAACTGCTTCAAGGCCGGATTGAGGGCAGGGCTGATCCTGCGGAGATTACGCTGTTCAAAGGGCTGGGCCTGGCCATTGAAGATTTGGCCGCAGCGGATTATATCTATAATCAGGCAGTAATATTCCATAAGGGTGTTGAGGTTGTCTGGTAA